Within the Streptomyces sp. NBC_00353 genome, the region CCCGGTAGTACGCGACCTCGTGCGTGTCGGTCGCCCGGTCGGTCGCGGTACGGAAGTAGATGCCTGTGGGCCGTGCCGGGTCGCGCTCGACCGCCGATGTGTCGACGCCGTACCGGGAGATCGCCTCGATCAGATGGTCGCCGAACCCGTCCGCACCGACGCGGCTGACCCACTTCGCCCGGTGGCCCGACGCTGCGAGCGCGCAGGCAACATTGGACTCGGCGCCCCCGATCGCACGGCCGAAGGACGGCACGTCGGCGAGGCGGCCGGGCTGGGAGGGCAGGAACGTCACCATGGACTCGCCGAGGCAGACGACATCGCTCGTCGTGGCGGCGTGGGCCGCCCCCGCTGCGGGTCCGGGCACTCTGGGCTCCTCGATGATCAGCGTTCAGCGCCGGTTCTCACCATTGACCCGGCGTCGGCTCGGATGTTAGACAGCGTTAAGCGATATGCGCAATGACTGTTGCATATGTTGCAACGATTACTTCTTGAGGAGGCTCCCTTGGCCGCCGACCACCCGGTCACCCAGGCTGGACTCGCCGAACTCGCCGGACTTGCCGACGAACGGGTCGACCACCGCTTCAAGGCACTCCCGCCCGATGCGGAGGGCCTGACCGTCGGCGCCCTGGCCGCCGAACGCCGCAACCTCTTCACCGGCGGCTTCACCACCCCGGTCCTCGCCCTGTCCGCCGAGTCGGTCGAGCACAACCTCGCCCTCCTGGAGACGTACGCGGAACGCCACGGCCTCGCGTTCGCCCCGCACGGCAAGACCTCCATGTCCCCGCAGCTCTTCGCCGACCAGCTGAAGCGCGGCGCGTGGGGCATCACCGCGGCCGTCCCGCACCAGGCGCGGGTCTACCGGGCGTACGGCATCCAGCGGATCTTCCTCGCCAACGAGCTCGTCGACCCGGTGGCGCTGCGCTGGCTGGCCCGCGAGCTGGCGGCCGACCCGGACTTCCGCTTCGTCTGTTACGTGGACTCGGTGCGCGGTGTCGAGCTGATGGACGAGGCCCTGCGCGCCGCGGGCACCTCCCGCCCGGTGGACGTCGTGGTGGAGCTGGGAGCGGGCGAGGGCGCCCGCACCGGTGCGCGTACCGAGGCCGACTGCGCGGCGGTCGCCGACGCGGTGGCTTCGACGGGAACCCTGCGGCTGGTGGGCGTCGCCGGCTACGAGGGCGAGGTGCCTGACGCGTCGCCGGAGCGCGTACGGGAGTGGCTGCGCCGGCTCGTCGCGCTGGCGGCGGACTTCGACAAGGCGGGCCGGTTCGCCGGTGCGGACGCGATTCTGGTCAGCGCGGGCGGCAGCGCGTGGTTCGACGCGGTGGCCGAGGTCTTCGCCGAGATTCCCGAACTCTCCGTACCGGTCGTGAAGTTGCTGCGCTCCGGTGCGTACGTCTCGCACGACGACGGTCACTACCGGCGGATCACGCCGTTCAACCGGGTGTCCGAGGAGGGGACGCTGCAGCCGGCCTTCCGGCTGTGGGCGCAGGTCGTGTCGCGTCCCTCCGCCGAGCAGGCGTTCCTCAACGCGGGGAAGCGGGACGCGGCGTACGACCTCGACCTCCCGGAGGCGCAGGTGATCCGGTCCGGGCGCGACGGCTCGGTGCGGGCGGCGACGGGGGTGACGGTCACGGGGCTGTCGGACCAGCACACGTGGATGCGGACCGAGGCGGGGGCTGAGCTCGAGGTCGGCGACTGGGTGGGGATGGGTCTTTCGCATCCGTGCACATCGTTCGACAAGTGGCAGCTGATTCCGCTGGTCGAGGCGGACGGCACGGTCACGGACTACATCCGCACATTCTTCTGATCCCTGCGGGCCCCCACCCCGCCCCTTCCCGAAACCGGGGGCGCTGCCCCGGACCCCCGCTCCTCAATCGCCGGAGGGGCTTGAAAGGCCCGCCTGCACGGGCGGACGAGCAAGGGCCGATCGCCGGCCTCGCCGGCGTTCGAGGTGCAAGGTCCGGGGCGGGGCGGGGGAAGCGGCACCGTCACCGAAAGGCTGCACAACCATGGACCTCGTCATCCGCAACGCCGGCGTCATCGACGGCACCGGCGCCCCCTCCTACCGGGCCGATGTCGGAATCGCCGAAGGCCGGATCGCCGAGATCCACCCCGAGGGCGCCCCGGGGCCCCGCCCCACCGCCACCCGCACCCTGGACGCCACCGGCCTCGCCCTCTCCCCCGGTTTCATCGACATGCACGCCCACAGCGACCTGGCCCTTCTCCGCGATCCGGATCACAGCGCGAAGGCCGCCCAGGGCGTCACCCTCGAAGTCCTCGGCCAGGACGGCCTGTCGTACGCCCCCGTCGACGACCGCACCCTCACCGAGGTGCGGAAGGCGATCACCGGCTGGAACGGTGATGGTTCGGACGTCGACTTCGACTGGCGCACGGTCGGCGAATACCTGGACCGCCTCGACCGCAACTTCGGCGGCCAGGGCATCGCGGTCAACGCCGCGTACCTGATCCCGCAGGGCACGGTCCGGATGTACGCGGTCGGCTGGGACGACCGCCCGGCCACCGAGGCCGAGCTGACCCGGATGAAGGAGCTCGTGGCCCAGGGCATGACGGAGGGCGCGGTCGGCATGTCGTCCGGCCTCACCTACACCCCGGGCATGTACGCCAAGGACGCCGAACTCGCAGAACTGTGCCGGGTCGTGGCGGAGCACGGCGGCTACTACTGCCCGCACCACCGCTCGTACGGCGCGGGCGCACTGGCCGCGTACGAGGAAATGGTGCAGCTCACCGTTGACGCCGGCTGCCCTCTCCATCTCGCCCACGCCACCATGAACTTCGGCGTGAACAAGGGCAGGGCCCCCGAGCTGATCGCCCTGCTGGACCGGGCCATCGCCTCGGGCGCCGACATCTCCCTCGACACCTACCCGTACACCCCCGGCTCCACGACGCTCGTCGCGATGCTGCCGAGCTGGGCGAGCGAGGGCGGACCCGAGTCGGTCCTCACGCGCCTCGCGGACGACGGGGCGGCGGAGCGGATCCGGCACCACATGGAGGTCCTCGGTTCGGACGGCTGTCACGGGGTGCCGATCGAGTGGGACACGATCGAGATCTCCGGCGTCAGCGTGCCGGAGCTCGCCGGACATGTCGGCCGAACGGTCGCCGAGTCCGCACGGATGCGCGGCGAGGAGCCCTGGGTCACCGCCCGCCGCCTGCTCGTCGACGACGGGCTCGGCACGACGATCCTCCAGCACGTGGGCCACGAGGAGAACGTCCGGCAGATCATGCGGCACCGCGTCCACACGGGCGGCAGCGACGGCATTCTCCAGGGCGACAAGCCGCACCCGCGGGCGTACGGCACGTTCCCGCAGTATCTCGGCCGGTATGCAAGGGAGTTGGGCATCCTCTCGCTGGAGGAGTGCGTCGCCCACCTCACGTCGCGCCCGGCAGCCCGGCTGCGCCTGCCCGACCGGGGGTACGTACGCGAGGGCTACCGCGCCGACCTCGTCCTCTTCGACCCGGAGACGGTGGCGGCGGGCTCGACGTTCGAGGAGCCGCGCACGTTGCCGGTGGGCATCCCGCACGTCCTGATCGACGGCCGGTTCGTTATCGAGGACGGCAGGCGGACTTCCGTACTGGCAGGGCGGGCGGTCCGGTCGACGCCGTAGCCCTCTTCGCCGGGGCCGGCCCACGCCCCTCGACCACGTGGCGGCGCAGCGCCCGTACCGCTCCCGACTCCCCTGCCGGCCACGCGGCCCCCGCCGCCTCACCGTCGGTCTCGGCGTGCTGCTGGACGGGATCGAGGCGGCGGTACGACGCACGGGTGCGCCGTGAGACCCGGGGTCCGGTCCCCACGGCGCACCTCGCGGACTACGGCTTGGGCAGCGCGCACCCCGCCCGGCTCAGATCGATCTGGCTGCCGGTGCCGATGCACGGCACGATGCCGTAGGTCTCCTGGGCGTAGTTGATTCCCTGGCGGACCGTCACATTGCCGCTCTCATCGACCTCGCACGGGTTGTTGTCCGTGCACTGCTGCCCGTCCTCGTTACCGGTGTTGTTGACGGCGACGACCTTGCCGGTCGCGTTGTCGATCACCGGGGAGCCGGAGGTGCCGCCGATGGTCCGGCAGGCGGAGGTGTAGCGGACCGAGTCCTTCCAGGTCCACTCGCCCTCCTTGAGGCGGTAGACGAAGCCGTCGACATTGCAGCTGTACGTGCGCTTCCAGTAGCCGGAGACGACCGTGATCGCGGTGCCCTGGACCGGGTGCGCGGCGTTGAGCTCCAGCGCCTTGATGCCGTAGGTGCTCTCGATCTGGGCGTAGGTGCGGGTGAGTTGGTACAGCGAGATGTCGGTGTCGGTCATCGTCCCGTACGCGATCTTGCTGGCGCGCAGGGTGCCGACGCCGCTGCCCGCGGAGTTCAGCAGGGTGAAGCTGCGGGTGGACGACCGGTTGAAGACGACCTCACCCGGGCCCGGGAAGCCGGTCTCCATGCAGTGCCCGTTGGAGAGCACG harbors:
- a CDS encoding alanine racemase, encoding MLQRLLLEEAPLAADHPVTQAGLAELAGLADERVDHRFKALPPDAEGLTVGALAAERRNLFTGGFTTPVLALSAESVEHNLALLETYAERHGLAFAPHGKTSMSPQLFADQLKRGAWGITAAVPHQARVYRAYGIQRIFLANELVDPVALRWLARELAADPDFRFVCYVDSVRGVELMDEALRAAGTSRPVDVVVELGAGEGARTGARTEADCAAVADAVASTGTLRLVGVAGYEGEVPDASPERVREWLRRLVALAADFDKAGRFAGADAILVSAGGSAWFDAVAEVFAEIPELSVPVVKLLRSGAYVSHDDGHYRRITPFNRVSEEGTLQPAFRLWAQVVSRPSAEQAFLNAGKRDAAYDLDLPEAQVIRSGRDGSVRAATGVTVTGLSDQHTWMRTEAGAELEVGDWVGMGLSHPCTSFDKWQLIPLVEADGTVTDYIRTFF
- a CDS encoding N-acyl-D-amino-acid deacylase family protein, encoding MPRTPAPQSPEGLERPACTGGRARADRRPRRRSRCKVRGGAGEAAPSPKGCTTMDLVIRNAGVIDGTGAPSYRADVGIAEGRIAEIHPEGAPGPRPTATRTLDATGLALSPGFIDMHAHSDLALLRDPDHSAKAAQGVTLEVLGQDGLSYAPVDDRTLTEVRKAITGWNGDGSDVDFDWRTVGEYLDRLDRNFGGQGIAVNAAYLIPQGTVRMYAVGWDDRPATEAELTRMKELVAQGMTEGAVGMSSGLTYTPGMYAKDAELAELCRVVAEHGGYYCPHHRSYGAGALAAYEEMVQLTVDAGCPLHLAHATMNFGVNKGRAPELIALLDRAIASGADISLDTYPYTPGSTTLVAMLPSWASEGGPESVLTRLADDGAAERIRHHMEVLGSDGCHGVPIEWDTIEISGVSVPELAGHVGRTVAESARMRGEEPWVTARRLLVDDGLGTTILQHVGHEENVRQIMRHRVHTGGSDGILQGDKPHPRAYGTFPQYLGRYARELGILSLEECVAHLTSRPAARLRLPDRGYVREGYRADLVLFDPETVAAGSTFEEPRTLPVGIPHVLIDGRFVIEDGRRTSVLAGRAVRSTP
- a CDS encoding S1 family peptidase, with protein sequence MKMPLVGALFAVLLLGAGTAPAVAATSHDAAAPTAKAAAPQAVKAKAVNFAGTVALSNCSGSVVRTAASLPSDPALVLSNGHCMETGFPGPGEVVFNRSSTRSFTLLNSAGSGVGTLRASKIAYGTMTDTDISLYQLTRTYAQIESTYGIKALELNAAHPVQGTAITVVSGYWKRTYSCNVDGFVYRLKEGEWTWKDSVRYTSACRTIGGTSGSPVIDNATGKVVAVNNTGNEDGQQCTDNNPCEVDESGNVTVRQGINYAQETYGIVPCIGTGSQIDLSRAGCALPKP